A window from Armatimonadota bacterium encodes these proteins:
- the pheS gene encoding phenylalanine--tRNA ligase subunit alpha translates to MDGVETLQQEALGAVSAAFTTAELRELELKYLGKSGLISGLMREIGKLSAEERPAFGQKVNAARATVQAALDERVEALKGGELDARFGAERIDITLPSRPWRSGLQHILDQTTDRVKACLCGLGFEFVEGPELEQFAYNFDALNYPPDHPAMDEQDTFYVDAPGLSDKSDTSDLSDKGPPDRLVLRTQCTAIQGRTFEKRQPPLRIFTVGRTFRNEAVDRTHGHTFHQVDAFMVDEGVSMAHLKGTLGAFVRAMFGDEVKVRFRPDFFPFVEPGVDYAISSPKLFGGRWVELGGAGLVHPKILQNYGIDSEKYTGFAFGLGLERIPMMATGVDDLRHFLENDLRFLEQFR, encoded by the coding sequence ATGGACGGCGTAGAGACCCTGCAGCAAGAAGCCCTGGGGGCGGTTTCCGCCGCATTCACGACGGCTGAGCTTCGCGAACTCGAGCTCAAATACCTCGGCAAGAGCGGCCTGATCTCGGGTCTGATGCGCGAAATCGGCAAGCTGAGCGCCGAGGAGCGCCCCGCTTTCGGCCAGAAGGTCAACGCAGCGCGCGCCACCGTTCAAGCCGCGCTCGACGAGCGTGTGGAGGCGCTGAAGGGCGGCGAACTCGACGCCCGTTTCGGGGCCGAGCGGATCGACATCACCCTTCCCTCCCGACCTTGGCGCTCAGGCCTCCAGCACATCCTCGATCAGACCACCGACCGCGTGAAGGCGTGCCTCTGCGGGCTGGGATTTGAGTTCGTCGAGGGTCCCGAGCTCGAGCAATTTGCTTACAACTTCGACGCGCTGAACTATCCGCCCGACCATCCCGCGATGGACGAACAGGACACGTTTTATGTGGATGCCCCTGGTCTGTCTGACAAGTCGGACACGTCTGACCTGTCCGACAAAGGACCTCCTGACCGCCTCGTCCTTCGCACCCAATGCACCGCCATTCAGGGCCGGACCTTCGAGAAGCGCCAACCGCCGCTGCGCATCTTTACGGTGGGCAGGACCTTCCGCAACGAGGCCGTCGACCGCACCCACGGCCACACCTTCCATCAAGTGGATGCGTTCATGGTGGATGAGGGCGTGAGCATGGCGCACCTCAAGGGCACGCTCGGCGCTTTCGTGCGGGCGATGTTCGGCGACGAGGTTAAGGTGCGGTTCCGTCCCGACTTCTTCCCGTTCGTCGAGCCCGGCGTGGACTACGCAATCAGCTCGCCGAAGCTTTTCGGCGGACGGTGGGTCGAGCTTGGCGGCGCCGGCCTGGTCCACCCCAAGATCCTTCAGAACTACGGCATCGACTCGGAGAAGTACACGGGTTTTGCGTTCGGCCTGGGCCTCGAGCGCATCCCGATGATGGCGACCGGCGTCGACGACCTCCGGCACTTTCTTGAGAACGACCTAAGGTTCCTGGAGCAGTTCCGATGA
- the pheT gene encoding phenylalanine--tRNA ligase subunit beta — translation MKFPYQMLRDFVDTDLDAHQIGDLLTMAGFELEGIESNDECRVSTDESEPQTSDLGPRTSDFVLDIKVMANRGDGLSVLGLAREVLAKDAGSKPTELYQQAVKRFPESPTPTPPSFTNQNEGGASDLVTIQTPNCTRYACRLFKGDFGKPTPNWIKSRLAQAGMRPISLLVDLTNYVMLEVGQPLHAFDFNTLKGGKIVVRQAREGEKLTTLDGNEHELNPGQMMICDAERPVAAAGIMGGAETEVTGSTTTMLLESAHFVNTSVRKTRKQLGLNTDASYRFERSVDPDGVVAALNRFAMLLAEVDGGASAVPGLIDVYTTPPQPKPLILRMSRSDLLLGMHVEPSDAQRYLSALGFQVEGNGEPFQVTHPTWRIDIEREDDLIEEIGRVHGYDRIPECNPQGTTTQGGVFGLAGLVDRIKLSLLRSGFAQVINYSFETKDPLDDPWVEKFGPRNPTSPEMGMMRSSLYPGLAQAARRNGGRDLHLFEIGRVFGIAGGQIHERQAIALLSTGALVPEHWVKAAAPQADFFSLKGALEGAFSSVGLQLKMDQGHQDPRLHSTRQAAILSADGAVAGHFGQIHPMLAKECDLPEGTVLAHFFPELLIGAGKAEPKLKSISRNPAVRRDIAFLIGKDVPYSRVEESVAAACGEVLEKLWVFDVYEGKGVPEGQCSIAIALQLRKQGENFTDEEANRVRDLAVAALAPLGGSVRA, via the coding sequence ATGAAATTCCCCTATCAGATGCTCAGAGACTTCGTCGATACCGACCTCGACGCCCACCAGATCGGCGACCTGCTGACGATGGCTGGGTTTGAGCTCGAAGGGATCGAATCGAATGACGAATGTCGAGTGTCGACTGACGAGTCCGAACCTCAGACCTCGGACCTCGGACCTCGGACCTCGGATTTCGTCCTCGACATCAAGGTCATGGCGAACCGGGGAGACGGGCTTTCTGTGCTGGGGCTCGCGAGAGAGGTGCTTGCGAAAGATGCCGGCAGCAAGCCGACGGAGCTGTATCAACAAGCCGTTAAGAGGTTTCCGGAGTCTCCCACCCCAACCCCTCCCTCATTTACGAACCAAAACGAGGGAGGGGCTTCGGACCTCGTCACCATCCAAACCCCCAACTGCACCCGCTATGCCTGCCGGCTGTTCAAAGGCGATTTCGGCAAGCCCACACCAAACTGGATCAAGTCGCGTCTCGCGCAGGCCGGCATGAGGCCGATCTCCCTGCTTGTCGACCTCACCAACTACGTCATGCTCGAGGTCGGACAACCGCTCCATGCGTTCGATTTCAACACCCTGAAGGGCGGCAAGATCGTCGTGCGCCAGGCTCGCGAGGGCGAGAAACTCACCACCCTCGACGGCAACGAGCACGAGCTGAACCCGGGCCAGATGATGATCTGCGACGCAGAGCGACCGGTCGCCGCTGCGGGCATCATGGGGGGCGCCGAGACAGAAGTCACCGGCAGCACCACCACCATGCTCCTTGAGTCGGCGCACTTCGTGAACACCAGTGTCCGCAAGACCCGCAAGCAGCTTGGCCTGAACACCGACGCCAGCTACCGGTTCGAGCGCTCGGTCGACCCCGACGGCGTCGTGGCGGCGCTGAACCGCTTTGCCATGCTCCTCGCGGAAGTGGACGGCGGTGCAAGCGCCGTGCCCGGGCTGATCGACGTCTATACGACTCCTCCACAGCCCAAGCCCTTAATCCTCCGAATGTCCCGGTCTGATCTCCTGCTGGGCATGCACGTTGAGCCCTCTGATGCGCAGAGGTATTTGTCTGCCCTGGGTTTTCAGGTGGAAGGGAACGGCGAGCCGTTCCAGGTCACCCATCCGACCTGGCGCATCGACATCGAGCGCGAGGACGACCTGATCGAGGAGATCGGGCGCGTTCACGGGTATGACAGGATCCCCGAGTGCAACCCGCAGGGCACGACCACCCAGGGCGGGGTCTTCGGCTTGGCTGGGCTCGTGGACAGAATCAAGCTGAGCCTGCTTCGCTCCGGCTTTGCGCAGGTTATCAACTACTCGTTCGAGACCAAAGACCCGCTCGACGACCCTTGGGTCGAGAAGTTCGGGCCGCGAAACCCCACCTCGCCCGAGATGGGCATGATGCGCAGCTCCCTCTATCCAGGGCTGGCGCAGGCGGCGCGGAGGAACGGGGGAAGGGACCTGCACCTCTTCGAAATCGGGCGCGTGTTCGGCATCGCCGGGGGCCAGATCCATGAACGCCAGGCCATAGCCTTGCTCTCGACCGGCGCTCTCGTGCCGGAACACTGGGTGAAAGCGGCCGCCCCCCAAGCCGATTTCTTCAGCTTGAAGGGCGCGCTGGAGGGGGCCTTCTCGTCGGTCGGCCTTCAGCTCAAGATGGATCAAGGACACCAGGATCCGCGTCTTCACAGTACCCGTCAGGCGGCGATTCTCAGTGCCGATGGCGCCGTCGCAGGGCACTTCGGCCAGATCCATCCCATGCTTGCAAAGGAGTGCGATCTGCCGGAGGGCACGGTGCTCGCGCACTTCTTCCCGGAGTTGCTCATCGGCGCGGGCAAGGCGGAGCCCAAGTTGAAATCCATCAGCCGCAACCCGGCGGTTCGCCGCGATATCGCGTTTCTGATCGGCAAGGACGTGCCGTATTCGCGAGTCGAGGAATCGGTGGCAGCTGCTTGCGGAGAAGTGCTCGAGAAGCTCTGGGTTTTCGATGTCTACGAGGGAAAGGGCGTGCCCGAGGGCCAATGCAGCATCGCGATTGCGCTCCAACTCCGGAAGCAGGGTGAGAACTTCACGGATGAGGAAGCGAACCGGGTGCGGGACTTGGCCGTGGCGGCGCTTGCACCGCTCGGGGGCTCAGTGCGCGCTTGA
- a CDS encoding TIGR03790 family protein produces MLSAVAALVLAPSLADRVLVIENTQSPASIEIVEEYAKRRGVKAILKVACQNSAESTSKETMSYADFREQVEKPLRAVLKAKPQIDFIVLTKGVPIRLTGAPDTGMVGTQPSLDSFIAALDYPETRGAIKISISDSGFNGKAWANRFWNPTKRFSHKEFGGYLVSRLDGYTVQEAKGLVAWAMQAEREKPEGRFLLDACPAFGFGDPAKQPLSAIRAGEVDPKVVNEMAFNEFNSDMERAAQDLAKAGFNPLLDKTDLFVGSKGGLLGYCSWGSNDAKYVADNYHSLRFAPGGLAETAVSTSARTFLPTTGGQSLIADLIRQRVTGVKGYCDEPLLQAVASPTILFGRYTRGWTLAESFYAASRFVGWEDIVIGDPICAPYAARIAHGGLPAP; encoded by the coding sequence ATGCTTTCGGCCGTTGCCGCGCTCGTCCTTGCTCCCAGCCTTGCCGACCGCGTGCTGGTCATCGAGAACACTCAGAGTCCGGCCTCCATCGAGATTGTCGAGGAATATGCCAAGAGAAGGGGTGTCAAGGCCATCTTGAAGGTCGCGTGCCAGAACTCGGCCGAGTCTACGTCCAAGGAGACGATGTCCTATGCCGACTTTCGGGAGCAGGTCGAAAAGCCGCTTCGGGCAGTCCTCAAAGCCAAGCCTCAAATCGACTTCATCGTTTTGACCAAGGGGGTTCCGATCCGGCTGACGGGGGCTCCAGACACCGGTATGGTTGGAACCCAGCCGTCGCTAGACAGCTTCATTGCGGCGCTCGACTATCCCGAGACCCGAGGCGCCATCAAGATCTCGATCTCGGACTCGGGATTCAACGGAAAAGCTTGGGCGAACCGGTTTTGGAATCCCACCAAGCGCTTCAGCCACAAGGAGTTTGGGGGCTATCTGGTGTCTCGGCTTGACGGCTACACGGTGCAGGAAGCCAAAGGGCTGGTGGCCTGGGCCATGCAGGCGGAGCGCGAGAAACCCGAGGGCCGGTTCTTGCTCGACGCGTGTCCGGCCTTTGGCTTTGGCGACCCCGCCAAGCAGCCGCTGAGCGCGATCAGGGCCGGCGAAGTGGACCCGAAAGTCGTCAACGAGATGGCGTTCAACGAATTCAATTCCGACATGGAACGCGCGGCGCAAGACCTGGCGAAGGCCGGCTTTAATCCGCTTCTTGACAAGACAGACCTCTTTGTCGGATCGAAGGGCGGCTTGCTCGGCTATTGTTCTTGGGGCAGCAACGACGCCAAGTACGTGGCGGACAACTACCATTCGCTGCGGTTTGCTCCAGGCGGTCTGGCCGAGACGGCGGTGAGCACGAGCGCCCGCACGTTCCTGCCCACCACAGGCGGGCAGTCGCTGATCGCCGACCTCATCCGACAGCGCGTCACCGGGGTCAAGGGCTATTGCGATGAGCCACTGCTCCAGGCGGTTGCTTCGCCCACGATCCTCTTTGGACGGTACACCCGGGGCTGGACCCTGGCGGAGAGCTTCTATGCGGCGTCGCGGTTTGTGGGGTGGGAAGATATCGTGATCGGCGATCCCATCTGCGCGCCATATGCCGCCAGAATTGCCCACGGTGGGCTGCCTGCCCCATAA
- a CDS encoding phytanoyl-CoA dioxygenase family protein translates to MYEHFTEDQWREYDREGYLRLGKVLTDDELKGLQTRIDDIMLGKVRYRDMMMQLDLGGGYDNTAPQSKGWKGETLEYRKIEQLEKDPLFLAYMRKPLFRDLCAFIYGAHNGIAAYRSMFMNKPARKGTVLPYHQDGGEIWKLDRDPLLTIWLALDPATIANGCVKVFPRTHRLGLLSKFGHTISDENLAKHCPEEKAVPIELEAGEAFIMHNWTIHGSDINNTDIPRRGFSVCFMDSRTTYLPTGERFPVVFGEGAMEPEEPELVGV, encoded by the coding sequence ATGTACGAACACTTCACCGAAGACCAGTGGCGCGAATACGACCGCGAGGGCTACCTCCGTTTGGGCAAGGTGCTCACCGACGACGAGTTGAAGGGCCTCCAAACGCGCATCGACGACATCATGCTGGGCAAGGTCCGCTATAGGGACATGATGATGCAGCTCGACCTCGGCGGAGGCTACGACAACACCGCGCCGCAATCCAAGGGATGGAAGGGCGAGACCCTGGAATACCGCAAGATCGAGCAGCTTGAAAAGGACCCGCTATTCCTGGCCTATATGCGCAAGCCGCTGTTTCGGGACCTGTGCGCCTTCATCTACGGAGCGCACAACGGCATCGCGGCGTATCGCTCGATGTTTATGAACAAGCCCGCCCGAAAGGGTACGGTGCTGCCGTACCACCAGGACGGCGGCGAGATCTGGAAGCTCGACCGCGACCCGCTGCTCACGATTTGGCTCGCGCTCGACCCGGCGACCATCGCCAACGGCTGCGTGAAGGTGTTCCCACGCACACACCGGTTGGGGCTGCTCAGCAAGTTTGGCCACACGATCAGCGACGAGAACCTGGCCAAGCATTGCCCCGAGGAGAAAGCCGTGCCGATCGAACTGGAAGCCGGCGAAGCGTTCATCATGCATAACTGGACGATCCATGGCAGCGACATCAACAACACCGACATCCCGCGCCGGGGCTTTTCGGTCTGCTTCATGGACTCCCGCACGACCTACTTGCCCACGGGGGAGCGCTTCCCGGTAGTCTTCGGCGAGGGCGCTATGGAACCCGAAGAGCCCGAGCTGGTTGGGGTGTAG
- a CDS encoding sulfite exporter TauE/SafE family protein — protein MGITAEQWAWSIGAALLVGLAKTGMPGIGLLSVPMMAQAFGPRLSVGALLPMLIMADVFAVAWFRRHCQWPTLVKLAPWVLVGVAGGAYALWAIGESKTDKDLLGLVIGALILVMLGVYLLNRRVQGGFSFHSPVGVAGSGIAAGFSTTVANAAGPVMGIYLTSANLKKEEFIGTGAWYFFIVNSTKLPILAYLTHLNPAKPLLTGSTLTLNLALAPAIVLGAVGGKYLLSALPQKTFEVAVLVLAAGGALKLLAS, from the coding sequence ATGGGCATTACGGCGGAACAGTGGGCCTGGAGCATCGGCGCCGCGCTTCTCGTTGGTCTCGCGAAGACGGGAATGCCTGGGATTGGGCTCTTAAGCGTTCCCATGATGGCTCAAGCGTTTGGGCCGAGGCTCTCGGTCGGCGCTTTGCTTCCGATGCTCATCATGGCGGACGTCTTCGCCGTGGCCTGGTTCAGGCGTCACTGCCAGTGGCCGACGCTCGTGAAGCTGGCGCCCTGGGTGCTCGTGGGGGTCGCCGGCGGCGCCTACGCGCTCTGGGCGATCGGCGAGTCCAAGACCGATAAGGACCTGTTGGGGTTGGTTATCGGCGCCCTAATCTTGGTGATGCTCGGCGTCTATCTGCTCAACCGGCGGGTTCAGGGCGGGTTCTCGTTTCACTCGCCGGTGGGCGTGGCAGGCTCTGGGATCGCCGCGGGTTTCTCGACGACCGTCGCCAACGCGGCGGGGCCCGTGATGGGCATCTATCTCACGAGCGCCAACCTCAAGAAGGAGGAGTTCATCGGCACCGGGGCGTGGTACTTCTTCATCGTCAACTCGACGAAGCTGCCGATCTTGGCTTACCTGACGCACCTGAACCCTGCGAAGCCACTTCTGACGGGTTCGACGCTGACACTTAACCTTGCTTTGGCTCCAGCGATCGTGCTAGGCGCAGTCGGCGGCAAGTACCTGCTCTCAGCGCTTCCTCAAAAGACATTTGAGGTAGCTGTTCTGGTGCTCGCCGCCGGTGGCGCGCTCAAGTTGCTCGCGAGCTAG
- a CDS encoding DUF1326 domain-containing protein, protein MNQSRFAFSVVVALAAVGTSFGSGKKPMPFEVKGMFVEGCSCSAPCPCEIVGLEMGCQGVGGMALTGGSYNGVSLAGAKLAYATEPGNWVRLYVQAKNPSQRKAIEALGRAVYSGFGKIESVSEGAISVTNKGGNFTLTVNGGKIMTLKTTPILGHDKKPVIINNMNDPIHPDNMLGKSTACSFSDGGRSFTLSDRNVFWTDKLNTKGKI, encoded by the coding sequence ATGAACCAGAGCAGATTCGCGTTTTCAGTCGTTGTCGCCCTCGCCGCCGTAGGCACATCCTTCGGGTCCGGCAAGAAGCCCATGCCCTTTGAAGTCAAGGGGATGTTTGTTGAGGGTTGCAGTTGTTCAGCCCCTTGTCCCTGCGAGATCGTCGGGCTGGAGATGGGATGCCAGGGCGTCGGCGGAATGGCGTTGACGGGCGGCAGCTACAATGGCGTCAGCCTCGCCGGGGCCAAACTGGCCTACGCTACGGAGCCTGGGAACTGGGTTCGCCTCTACGTTCAGGCCAAGAACCCTTCTCAGCGCAAGGCGATCGAGGCCTTGGGCCGCGCCGTGTACTCGGGATTTGGGAAGATCGAGTCGGTCTCGGAAGGCGCCATATCGGTGACCAACAAGGGCGGCAACTTCACGCTGACGGTTAACGGCGGCAAGATCATGACGCTCAAAACGACGCCGATCCTTGGCCATGACAAGAAGCCGGTGATCATCAACAACATGAACGACCCGATCCACCCGGACAACATGCTAGGCAAGAGCACGGCGTGCAGCTTCAGCGACGGAGGCCGCAGCTTCACGCTCTCGGATCGGAACGTGTTTTGGACGGACAAGCTGAACACAAAAGGGAAGATTTAG
- a CDS encoding helix-turn-helix transcriptional regulator, producing MHSGQDRCETGTPYSELLRLLGCKWSIAILAKLESNVRRPGALSRSIPGLSARVMHRCLELLLASELIERTNFGEVPPKVEYCLTPKGEQFLRVVGHLDQIVSS from the coding sequence ATGCATTCAGGCCAAGATCGATGTGAGACCGGTACTCCCTATTCAGAGCTACTCCGGCTGCTCGGGTGCAAGTGGTCGATCGCGATCCTCGCCAAGCTGGAATCGAATGTCAGAAGGCCGGGCGCCCTGAGCCGGTCTATCCCGGGATTGTCTGCCCGGGTCATGCACCGATGCCTTGAACTCCTCCTTGCGAGCGAGCTCATCGAGCGAACCAATTTTGGCGAGGTTCCGCCGAAAGTGGAATACTGCTTGACTCCGAAGGGTGAGCAGTTCCTCAGGGTCGTCGGCCACCTCGACCAGATCGTATCGAGCTAG
- a CDS encoding diguanylate cyclase yields the protein MAVVLFAGAFLSMQTLYEVSREAAKDGVRTNLRRLAEVAATVVNGDKHSAFTSQNQETTAEYEAIIAPMRKVQDSDPDIVYVYTCILKNGKAYFVLDPTEEGDSDGDGVDDKSHIMQEYPEASQHMLSVMRSGKPDTDPEPYTDRWGTFMSGYAPVRDSKGNVVATLGLDITADRYLARLEQMRKAHQAGIFVALLISVLVGTIAGLMRHSSLKQREEADRKELEHREAITDALERLEFAYQAVELSRKRFSQLFEGLPVPCITFDQELQVFEWNVQAEEIFDFRAKDALQRNLGDVLGGRFENLTLAELGAAVLAGQSVQDQAWTDGERHFVFSCHPLHGPDGRVAGGILAAVDVTRQTLAEEQVRLQFNELRYAHELLNKANNDLVQANSKLEELATTDPLTGLANKRALAERLEEFGSLARRGESFSVVMADIDHFKGLNDRFGHFAGDQVLRSVASALNAPLRSADFIARYGGEEFCILLRGADEAAAAAVAERMREAVEAIRLEYGKITASFGVCEFTNAFDSLQTALLAADHSLYEAKRKGRNQVCRASNVGKAA from the coding sequence ATGGCCGTCGTTCTCTTCGCGGGCGCATTCCTGTCCATGCAGACGCTGTACGAGGTGTCGCGTGAAGCCGCAAAGGACGGAGTTCGCACGAACTTGAGGCGCCTGGCCGAGGTTGCCGCAACGGTTGTCAACGGCGACAAGCACTCGGCTTTCACCTCTCAGAATCAAGAGACGACAGCCGAGTACGAGGCAATCATCGCACCGATGCGCAAGGTGCAGGATTCGGACCCGGACATTGTTTACGTTTACACGTGCATTCTTAAGAACGGCAAGGCGTACTTCGTGCTCGACCCCACCGAGGAAGGCGACTCAGATGGAGATGGGGTGGACGATAAGTCGCACATCATGCAGGAATATCCGGAGGCTTCCCAGCACATGCTGTCGGTGATGCGGAGCGGCAAGCCTGACACCGACCCCGAGCCCTATACCGATCGGTGGGGCACGTTCATGAGCGGATATGCCCCGGTGCGTGACTCGAAAGGCAACGTCGTGGCCACACTTGGACTCGACATTACGGCAGACCGATACTTGGCCCGTTTGGAGCAGATGAGGAAGGCCCATCAGGCCGGCATCTTCGTTGCGCTGCTCATTTCGGTGCTGGTGGGGACGATCGCCGGCCTGATGCGCCACTCTTCGCTCAAGCAGCGCGAGGAGGCCGATCGCAAAGAGCTAGAGCACCGAGAGGCGATCACTGATGCCCTTGAACGCCTGGAGTTTGCCTATCAAGCCGTCGAACTCTCGCGAAAGCGGTTCTCGCAGCTCTTTGAGGGTCTGCCGGTTCCCTGCATCACTTTCGACCAAGAGCTTCAAGTGTTCGAGTGGAACGTACAGGCTGAAGAGATCTTCGACTTCAGAGCGAAGGATGCGCTCCAGCGGAACCTTGGTGACGTCCTGGGAGGCCGATTCGAGAACCTGACTCTTGCAGAGCTCGGTGCGGCGGTTTTGGCCGGACAGTCGGTCCAGGACCAGGCTTGGACCGACGGAGAGCGGCACTTCGTCTTCAGTTGCCATCCCCTGCACGGGCCGGACGGACGAGTGGCCGGCGGAATCCTCGCCGCCGTGGACGTCACGCGCCAGACGCTGGCGGAGGAGCAGGTACGCCTTCAGTTCAACGAGCTTCGCTATGCCCACGAGCTACTGAACAAGGCCAACAACGATCTGGTACAGGCCAACAGCAAGCTGGAAGAGCTGGCAACGACGGACCCGCTGACGGGTCTTGCGAACAAGCGCGCGCTGGCAGAGAGGCTCGAGGAGTTTGGGTCTTTGGCACGGCGTGGCGAGTCCTTCTCGGTGGTCATGGCCGACATCGACCACTTCAAGGGCCTCAACGACCGATTCGGACATTTTGCCGGAGACCAGGTGCTTCGGTCTGTCGCGTCGGCTCTCAACGCCCCGCTGCGCAGCGCCGACTTTATCGCGCGCTATGGCGGCGAGGAGTTCTGTATCCTTCTGCGAGGCGCGGACGAAGCCGCGGCTGCGGCCGTTGCAGAGAGGATGCGCGAGGCCGTCGAGGCGATCCGTCTGGAGTATGGAAAGATCACCGCGAGCTTTGGCGTTTGCGAGTTTACGAACGCCTTCGACAGCCTTCAGACCGCTCTCCTTGCGGCAGACCACTCGCTATACGAGGCCAAGCGAAAGGGCCGCAACCAGGTCTGCAGAGCCAGCAACGTTGGAAAGGCCGCCTAG
- a CDS encoding ABC transporter permease produces the protein MIVWQSFLIALEMLRLHKLRSFLTMLGVIIGVMSVTTIVLISSAFQNYMTFQFKKLGADTIIIVYDPGGMFRGPMGGITGIKNADVDWLLERVPALDIAAPILMCPAKKVVYGDREITKLRVFGTNQYSAQLNRLGIVDGRNLSKADVDGRANVCVVGEEIRDKFFRDKRAIGKFITFDGITLEIVGVMETIDMMGENTGSDVWLPITTAQDKWVGGENVTMITTRPKAGYNVNETVERVWRALMVKSGNRPVFRVDSREAIINIFGQVLGVAGIVLAAVAALSLLVGGIGIMNIMLVSVTERTREIGLRKAVGAKSSSVLVQFLVEAATLSLVGGIIGMGIAYGFGSLVTVITVVKQWPGKDGLSTPFPMQAAIGSLVFSALIGVVFGLFPAARAARLSPIEALRTE, from the coding sequence ATGATCGTCTGGCAATCGTTCCTGATCGCGCTCGAGATGCTGAGGCTGCACAAGCTGCGGTCGTTCCTTACCATGCTCGGGGTGATCATCGGCGTGATGAGCGTGACGACCATTGTGCTCATCTCCTCGGCGTTCCAGAACTACATGACCTTCCAGTTCAAGAAGCTGGGGGCGGACACGATCATCATCGTCTACGATCCCGGCGGGATGTTCCGTGGCCCGATGGGAGGCATCACCGGCATCAAGAACGCCGACGTGGATTGGCTCTTGGAGCGGGTGCCCGCGCTGGATATCGCCGCCCCAATCCTGATGTGCCCAGCCAAAAAGGTGGTCTATGGGGATCGGGAGATCACCAAGCTCCGCGTGTTCGGCACGAACCAATATTCGGCGCAGCTCAACCGGCTTGGGATCGTCGATGGCCGGAACCTCAGCAAAGCCGACGTGGATGGCCGAGCGAACGTGTGTGTGGTCGGCGAGGAGATCCGCGACAAGTTCTTCCGCGACAAAAGAGCCATCGGGAAGTTCATCACCTTTGATGGAATCACGCTGGAGATCGTGGGCGTGATGGAGACCATCGACATGATGGGCGAGAACACCGGCAGCGACGTGTGGCTCCCGATCACGACCGCACAGGATAAGTGGGTCGGCGGCGAAAACGTGACGATGATCACCACCCGGCCCAAGGCCGGCTACAACGTGAACGAGACGGTCGAGCGGGTTTGGCGGGCGCTCATGGTGAAATCGGGGAACCGCCCGGTATTTCGCGTGGACTCCCGCGAGGCCATCATCAACATCTTTGGGCAGGTTCTGGGCGTTGCGGGCATCGTGCTTGCGGCGGTGGCGGCGCTCAGCCTGCTGGTGGGTGGCATCGGCATCATGAACATCATGCTGGTGTCGGTCACGGAGCGCACCCGGGAGATCGGGCTGCGAAAGGCCGTCGGCGCCAAGAGCAGTTCGGTGTTGGTGCAATTTCTGGTTGAGGCGGCGACCCTAAGCCTTGTGGGCGGCATTATCGGCATGGGCATTGCCTACGGGTTCGGGAGCCTTGTGACGGTCATCACGGTGGTCAAGCAGTGGCCGGGGAAAGACGGTCTGTCCACGCCGTTCCCAATGCAGGCCGCCATTGGCTCGCTCGTGTTTTCGGCGCTGATCGGCGTGGTGTTTGGGCTATTTCCGGCGGCGCGGGCTGCTAGATTGAGCCCGATCGAGGCACTTCGGACGGAGTAG